Part of the Xanthomonas sp. SI genome is shown below.
ACGCAGGGGTATAGGCGTAGCCGCCGGACGCGGTGGCGACCACGTGGCCCTTGCGCATTAACGCCTGGCGCTCGCTCGCCTGCTCGCGCAGGAAGTCGCGGAAATACTCGGGCGAGGAATAGCGGCGGCCTGCCATCGCCAGCGCCAGTCCCAGCACCAGCAGCTCGATGGCCAGCGAGAGCACGAACGCCAGCGGGAACAGCGCCGACAGCACCAGCACGAACACCCCGGGGTTGACGGTCAGGAATAGCCTGATGAACGCCCCGAGGAACCACGAGCGGCGGGTCGATTCGGCGATGTCCTCGGCCTGGCCGGCCAGTTGCGGATGCTGGCGCAGCAACCGTGCGCGCAGGTGCCGCATCCAGCGCCGGCGCAGCAGCGGCAGCAGCCAGATCAATGCCACCAGCCCGGCCCAGGCGATCGCGCCGCGTTCCCAGTGGCGCACTTCGGTAGCGGGCGCGGCCGACGGCCGCGACAGTTCTTCGAGGCTGGTCGGGTCCTGCGCGGCGACGCGCGCCATGAAGCCGAAGGCGTCGATGATGGCGCCGGCGGTATCGCCCTGGCGCATCCTGGGCGCCAGGTAGTCGTCCAGCGCGTGCTTGCTGACCACGTCGGACAGGCTGCCTTCCAGTCCGTAGCCGACCTCGAAGCGCGAGCGGCGGTCCTGCATCGACAGGACCAGCAGCAGTCCGTTGTCGACGTCCTTCTGGCCCAGCCGCCAGGTCTTGAACGCGCGCTCGGACAGGCTCTCGATGTTGTCGCCGTCCAGCGCGGGCACGATGTAGACCGCGCCCCAGATCCCCTGGTCGGTGCGCAGCTGCTGCAGGGACGCATTCACCCGCTGCCGGTCCGATGCGCTCAACTGGCCGCTGGGATCGACCACGTCGGGCGTGTAGGCAGGAATCTCGATGGCGAGCGCGGAAACCGCCGGCCACAGCAGCAGGATGAGCGTGGCGATGGCAAGCAGGCGGAAGGCGCGCATGGCGTGGGTCGAGTTGGATCGTGCGGCCATTATGGCGGCTGCCCGGCCTGGCGCGGCTGCGCTCATTCCCCGGGCTTGGCGCCTTCCAGTGGCGCATGCGTGGCGGCGCGCCTGGCCAGCACCGATTCGCGATGGGCGATGTAGACGTTGGCGGCGATGATGATGCTCGCGCCGAGCAGGGTATGCGGGGCGATCGCCTCGGCGAATAGCCACCAGCCCAGCAGCGCCACGAACGGCAGCTGCATGAAGCTGATCGGGGTCAGCGCCGAGACTTCGCCGATGCGCAGCGCGCGCGTCCACAGCAGTTGCCCGAGTGTGCCGAACAGGCCGGTGGCCAGCAGCCACAACCAGTCGATGCCGTGCGGCCAGGTCCAGGCGAACAGGGCGGGCAGCAGCGACATCGGCACCCAGAACGCATAGGTGTAGAACACCACGGTGTTGGCCGAATCGACCCGTGCCAGCTGCTTGATCTGGATCGCCACCAGCGCACCCATCACCGCCGCCAGCAGCGCGATCAGGGTGCCGGCGCTGAACGTGGCCGCGCCGGGACGCAGGATGATCAGCACGCCGACGAAGCCGCACAGCACCGCAATCCAGCGCCGCAGGCGCACGTTCTCGCCCAGCCAGAACGCCGCGGCCAGGGTCACGAACAGCGGCGTGGAGTAGGACAGCGCGATCGCCTGCGACAGCGGCAGATGGCCGATCGCCCAGAAGCCGGCCAGCATCGACACCAGGCCGATCGCGGTGCGCAGCAGGTAGCGCGGCAACTGTGCGGTACGCGGCAGCGACTGCCCTGGGCGCAGCAGCATCGGCAGCAGGAACAGCAGGCCGAACAGGTTGCGGAAGAAGGCGATCTCCACCGTGGACAGGTGCGCGGAGGCCAGCCGGATCGCAATCACCATCAATCCGAACGACAGCGTGCTGGCCAGCATCAGCGCGGCCGCGCGCAGCGACACCGGCTGCTTCACCAGGACGCGCCGACGATGCGCGGTTCCGGCTCCAGGATCACGCCGAAGCGCTCCAGCACCGAGGCGGAAATGCGCCGCGCCAGTGCCAGCAGCTCGGCGCCGCTGGCCTGGCCGTGGTTGACCAGCACCAGCGCGTGCGCGGCGGACACGCCGGCATCGCCGTCGCGGTGGCCCTTCCAGCCGCAGGCCTCGATCAGCCACGCCGCCGACAGCTTGCGCTGGTCCTCGCCGTCGCCGGGGAACACCGGCAGCGCCGGGTACGCGTGCTGCAGTGCCTGCGCCTGTTCGTCCGGCAGCAGCGGATTCTTGAAGAAGCTGCCGGCGTTGCCGAGCACCTCCGGGTCGGGCAGCTTGCGGCGGCGGATGTTGATCACCGCCTGCGCCACGTCGGGCGCGCCGGGCATGGCGATGCCGAGCGCTTCCAGTTCCTCGCCGATGCCGGCGTAGTCCAGGCGCAGCGCATGCAGCCGCGGCAGGTTGAATTCCACCGCGGCGATCAGGTAGCGGTCGGGCTGGCGCTTGAACAGGCTGTCGCGGTAGCCGAACTCGCAGGCGGCCGCGTCCAGCCGCACGAAGCGCGCGTCGGCGCGGTCGTAGGCCTCGACCACGTGCACGAATTCGCCGACCTGCGCGCCATAGGCGCCGATGTTCTGGATCGGCGCGGCGCCGACCGTGCCCGGGATCAGCGCCAGGTTTTCCAGGCCCGACAGGCCCTGCGCCAGCGACCACATCACCAGTTCGTGCCAGCCCACGCCGGCGCCGGCGCGGACGATGGCGTAGTCGGCGCGGTGTTCGAGCGTGTCGATGCTGCGGTTGGCGAAGGCCAGCACCACGCCGGGCGCGTCGCCGGCGAACAGCATGTTGCTGCCGCTGCCCAGCGGCAGCAGCGCCGCGCCGGCCAGTTGCGGCGCCAGCAGCGCGTCGGGCAGTGCCTCGGGGGCGAAGATCTGCAGCAGCCACGGTGCCTGCGCGGCGACATGGAAGGTGTTCAGCGCCTGCAGCGGCGCATTGGCGGTCAGCGACCAGGCGTTGCTCATAGCGCGGCGACCGCGCCGCGGCTGGGCGCTTCGCGGCGCCGGCGCATCGCCTCGACGCATTCGCCGATCAGCTCCGGACCGCGGAACACCAGCCCGCTGTAGCACTGCACCAGCGCCGCGCCGGCGGCCATCTTCGCCACCGCATCGGCGCCGGAGAGGATGCCGCCGACCCCGATCAGCGGGATCGCCTCGGGCAGGCGCGCGCGCAGCCGGCGCAGCACCAGCGTGGACTGGCCAAGCAGCGGCGCGCCGGACAGGCCGCCGGCTTCGGCGCCCAGCGCGTTGTGGTCCAGGCCGGGGCGGGCGACGGTGGTGTTGGTGGCGATGACCCCGTCCACCTGCAGGTCCGACAGCACCCGTGCCGCCGCGTCGATGTCGCTGTCGCTCAGATCCGGCGCGACCTTGACCAGCATCGGCACGCGCTTGCCATGGCGCGCGGCCAGCGCTTCCTGCGCCTCGCGCAGCTGCGACACCAGCTGCCGCAGCGCCTGTTCCTCCTGCAGCTCGCGCAGGCCGGCGGTGTTCGGCGAGGAGATGTTGACGGTCACGTAGTCGGCCAGCGGGTAGACCTTTTCCAGGCAATGCAGATAGTCCGACGCGGCGTCCTCGTTCGGGGTGTCCTTGTTCTTGCCGATGTTGATGCCGAGCAGGCCGTGGCGGCGGCGCGCGCGTTCGACGTTGCGCACCAGCGCGTCCACGCCGAGGTTGTTGAAGCCCATGCGGTTGATCACCGCCTGCTCGCGCGGCAGCCGGAACATGCGCGGCTTCGGATTGCCCTGCTGCGGGCGCGGGGTGATGGTGCCGATTTCGACGAAGCCGAAGCCCAGCGCCAGCAGCGCGTCGATGTGCTCGCCGTTCTTGTCCAGGCCTGCGGCTAGCCCGACTGGATTGGGAAACTCCAGGCCGAACGCGCGCGTGGGCATCGGCGCGATCGCCCTGGCCAGCAGCGGATTGGTGCCGGTGCGGTAGGCCATCTCGATCGCGCGCAGGCCCAGCGCGTGGGCGCGCTCGGCGTCGAAGGCGAACAGGAACGGGCGGGCGAGGGAATACATGGGCACAGCTCAGTTCAACGTGCCGGCGAAGGCACGGGTACGGTAGTGGACATCGACCAGGCCATCGACCTGGTGGCGATCGAACAGCGCGCGCAGCGCGGCCAGCATCGGCGCGTGGCGCGGATGCCCGGCCAGCGGCGCATAGGAGGAGGACAGCAGGCGCCCGCGCAGGCCGTCGTAGTCCAGCTTCTGCACGTTCGGGAACTGGGCGGTGCCGCGCAGCCCGGCACCGAACCAGCGCTGCATCGTCGCATCGTCGTGGTAGCGCTCGGCCACCGCGCTGTAGTCGGTGCCGTAGTCGAGCAGCAATTGTTCGTAGTCCTGCAGGAACGGGGTGCCGTCGAGCAGGCGCGAGTTCCAGTACACCAGGGCCAGCCCGCCGGGACGCAGCACGCGCGCCCATTCGCGGCGGACCGCGTCCAGGTCGAACCAGTGGAAGGCCTGCGCGGCGCTGATCAGGTCGACGCTGGCGGCGGGCAGGGTGGTGGCCTCGGCGCTGCCGTCGACCGCGGTGAAGCCGGGAAGGTCGCGCAGCAGAGTCTCGGCGGCAGCGCGCATCGCCGCGTTCGGCTCCACCGCCAGCGTCGGATGCCCGGCCTGCAGGAACATGCGGGTGGAAATGCCGGTGCCGGCGCCGATGTCGGCGACCTGCGCGTCGCGCGCCACGCCGAGTTCCCCGTGCACCCAGTCCAGCAGCGCCGGCGGATAGTCGGGGCGGTAGCGGACGTAGTCGGCGACGCGGTCGCTGAAGCGTTCGCGCGGAGCGGAGGCGTCCATCGGCTCAGGCCTGGGTGCTGGCGAACCAGGCCAGCCCGCCGAAGAACAGCACGAACGCCAGCACCGACAGGATCGCGATAATCACCGCGGCCCAGCCCAGGATCAGCCCGCCGACCGCCAGTCCGTCGCCCTGGAAGCGCTGCGGCTGGCGGCGGATCTCGGCGCGTGCCAAGTGTCCGGTAATGATCGCGCCGAGGCTGCCGAGCACCGGCATCAGGGTCCAGCCGAGGATGCCGGCGACCAGGCTGACCACGGCGAGGGAATTGGTTTCGCGTACGCCACTCATGTGCGGATCCTCGTGAAGGGGGCAGCGGGTTCGCTCGCATGCACGGTGCCCGAATTATCCCAGAAGCGCGCCTGCCGTGCGCCGTTCATCCGCGCACGCGGCCATGGCGCAACGCATGTGCCCACGCCGGCTGGCCGTTGCGTTCGGACTGCAGCGCGGCGCTGGCGTGGTCGTAGTCGACCGCTAGCAGCTGCGCATCCCAGCGGCCGTTGCGCTGTTCCAGGATCGCGTAGCGCGCCTGCGGCGTGCCGGTTTCGACCCGGTACGGCTGCGGATGCGCCTCGGCGTAGGCGGGCAAACCGACGCTGCCCGGATTGCACAGCAGCCGCCCGTCGTCCAGGCGCAGCGTGCGCGGTACATGGCTGTGCCCGCACAGCACCAGCGGCGCCGGCGGTGCGGCACCGAGCCGTTCGCGCACGCGTTGCGCGCTGGCCGGCAGCAGCTGCGGTGCGACCAGTTCGTCGAGCAGCCAGCACAGGTCGTCGTGCGGGGTGCCATGGCACAGCAGCGCCTGCGGAAGCGACAGCGTCGCAGGCAGACCGTCCAGCCAGTGCCGTTGCGCCGGCGTCAGCTGCGCATGCGCGTAGGCATCGCTGGCGCCCATCGCCGCGGGCACCAGGTCGCGCAGCTGGCGCTCGTGGTTGCCACGCACCGTGGGCAGCGCCAGCGGCAGCAGCCGCTCGGCGGTTTCGCGCGGCCACAGCGGACCGGACACGATATCGCCGAGATTGACGATCCGCTCCACGCCGCGCCGCCCGATATCCGCAAGCACCGCCTCCAGTGCGGGCAGGTTGCCGTGGATGTCGGACAGGGCGGCGAGGCGCATCGCTTACAGGTCGAACTTGATGCCCTGCGCCAGCGGCAGCGAGTCGGAGTAGTTGATCGTGTTGGTCTGCCGGCGCATATACACCTTCCACGCGTCCGAGCCGGATTCGCGGCCGCCGCCGGTGTCCTTCTCGCCGCCGAACGCACCGCCGATCTCCGCACCGGAGGTGCCGATGTTGACGTTGGCGATGCCGCAGTCGCTGCCGGCCGCCGACAGGAACTTCTCCGCCGCCTTCAGGTTCTGGGTGAAGATCGACGAGGACAGGCCCTGCGGCACGCCGTTCTGCAGGTCGATGGCCTCGTCCAGGCTGCTGTACTTCATCACGTACAGGATCGGCGCGAAGGTCTCGTGCTGCACCACCTCGTCGCCGTTGTGCAGGCCGGTGACGATCGCCGGCAGCACGAAGTTGCCCGGCCGGTCCAGTGCGGTGCCGCCGGTCTCGACGGTGCCGCCGGCGGCCTTGGCCTTCTCGATCGAGGCCAGGAACTGCTCGACCGCGCCGCGGCTGTTCAGCGGCCCCATCAGGTTGGCCGGGTCGGTGGGGTCGCCGATCTTGCCTTCGACCTGCTTGTAGGCCTTGAGCAGCGTCGCCAGCACGGTGTCGTAGATCGATTCGTGCACGATCAGCCGGCGCGTGGTGGTACAGCGCTGGCCGGCGGTGCCGACCGCGCCGAACACGATCCCGGGGATCGCCAGTTTCAGGTCGGCGCTCTCGTCGAGGATGATCGCGTTGTTGCCGCCCAGCTCCAGCAGGCAGCGGCCCAGGCGCCGCGCGCACTTCTCGGCGACGTTGCGCCCGACCTGGGTCGAGCCGGTGAAGCTGATCAGCGCGATGCGCTTGTCCTCGACCAGGGTTTCGGCCAGTTCGGTGCCGGCGTCGTTGATCAGGAAGAAGATGTCCGGGAAGCCGGCGTCGCGCAGCGCTTCGTTGCAGATCTTCATCGACGCGATCGCGGTCAGCGGCGTCTTGTTGGACGGCTTCCACAGGCAGATGTCGCCGCAGATCGCCGCCAGAAAGGCATTCCACGCCCACACCGCGACCGGGAAGTTGAACGCGCTGATGATGCCGACCAGGCCCAGCGGCTGGTACTGCTCGTACATGCGGTGGCCGGGACGCTCGGAGTGCAGCGTGTAGCCGTATAGCATGCGGCTCTGGCCGACCGCGAAATCGGCGATGTCGATCATCTCCTGCACTTCTCCGTCGCCCTCGGGCTTGCTCTTGCCCATTTCCAGCGCGACCAGCGACCCCAGCGCGTCCTTGTGCTTGCGCAGCGCATCGCCGCACAGCCGCACCGCCTCGCCGCGGCGCGGCGCCGGCGTGGTGCGCCACACCTTGAACGCGGCCTGCGCGCGGGCGACCACGGTCTCGTAGTCCTGCACGGTGGTCGCCTGCACTTCGGCGATGACTTCGTTGCTGGACGGGTTCAGCGGCTGCAGCACGCCGGCGCCGGTAGCCGTGGACCACTCGCCGTTGCCGAGATAGGTGCCGGAATTGGACGCGGTCAGGCCGAGCGCCTTGAGCAGGTCAGCGGACATGGAATCTCCTGGGGTTCGTTGCGACAGGGAGGGCGACCGCAGGCGGGGGACGCGGGACGCGATTAGCCCGCAATTTTAGCAGACCGGGCGGGCCCGGCCGCATCCGCCGCGCGCCGCGGCGGGCTTGGCAAGCGCGGCGATCGTGCGACAATGCGCCCGGCCAAGGCCCCGTAGCTCAGCTGGATAGAGCGGTCCCCTCCTAAGGGACAGGTCGTGCGTTCGAATCGCGCCGGGGTCACCACCGCAGTGGGCATGTGCGCAAGCGCGGCGAATCGCCGATGCCGGTAGTGCATGCAGGCACTGCCTTCGATGCTGCGACATGGCAACGGCCGTCACGCCGCTGCCGCCCATGCGGCGCCGTCCTGGCCTAACACCGTCTACACCCCTCGTCGACGTCGGCTGAGCGCCTCGCTCCGTAACCTGCACCATGTCCGCCAATGCAGGAGCGGATGCAGACGCGGTGCCGGCTCCTGCATGGCTGGATGTGCGACGACGGGTTTGCCTTGTTGCAGCTTGCGGCCGCCTGAATCGGCCGCAGCGCCGCATCACGATGCGGCCTGGTTGCGTGTCCACATCCCGGATGGCGGGCTCCACCTCGTTCCGACCGTCGATGGCGGCCGTGTTAAGCCCACCCGCGAATGCGAAGCAGGAGTAAGCCAATGAATAGAGCCTTGAAGCTTGTGTTGATCGGTTCGATGCTGGCGGCCTTGGCCGCTTGCCATCGTGATGGCGACAAGAACACGCAGGACCAGAACGCCGCGACGCCGCCAGCGGCGGCCGACGGTAGCCCGGCGGGCGGCAGCAGCGCGCCGCCGGCCGCTACCAGCGGCGACGCGACCGGCACGGCGACCGGTACCGATCCGAGCCAGGGGACGCCCCCGGCGACGCCCACCACACCGACCACCGATCCGCAGTCGCCGACCAGCGATCCGCAGCAACAGCAACAGCCGCCGGCGGACAATCAGCAGCATTGACGAAGGTGCAAGGCGCGCGGACGAAGAATCCGCGCGCCTTGCGCGATCTCCGACCTCGGGTGCCTTCCGTCCATTGTCCGCTACCCGGAACCGTGCGGTCGAAGGGCATAGCCACGCCACTGAACACAACGCAACCGCACGCCGTTTTTGTCGGTGCGAACATGAGACCGCACAAACGGGTTTCTACAGTGCGACGCATGAATCCCGTATTCGCTGCGCTCGGCATGATGCTCCTGACAGTGGTCGCGCTGGTCGCGTCCGAACTGTCCAGGATG
Proteins encoded:
- a CDS encoding metallophosphoesterase family protein; translated protein: MRLAALSDIHGNLPALEAVLADIGRRGVERIVNLGDIVSGPLWPRETAERLLPLALPTVRGNHERQLRDLVPAAMGASDAYAHAQLTPAQRHWLDGLPATLSLPQALLCHGTPHDDLCWLLDELVAPQLLPASAQRVRERLGAAPPAPLVLCGHSHVPRTLRLDDGRLLCNPGSVGLPAYAEAHPQPYRVETGTPQARYAILEQRNGRWDAQLLAVDYDHASAALQSERNGQPAWAHALRHGRVRG
- a CDS encoding DUF4190 domain-containing protein; amino-acid sequence: MSGVRETNSLAVVSLVAGILGWTLMPVLGSLGAIITGHLARAEIRRQPQRFQGDGLAVGGLILGWAAVIIAILSVLAFVLFFGGLAWFASTQA
- a CDS encoding TPM domain-containing protein, translating into MAARSNSTHAMRAFRLLAIATLILLLWPAVSALAIEIPAYTPDVVDPSGQLSASDRQRVNASLQQLRTDQGIWGAVYIVPALDGDNIESLSERAFKTWRLGQKDVDNGLLLVLSMQDRRSRFEVGYGLEGSLSDVVSKHALDDYLAPRMRQGDTAGAIIDAFGFMARVAAQDPTSLEELSRPSAAPATEVRHWERGAIAWAGLVALIWLLPLLRRRWMRHLRARLLRQHPQLAGQAEDIAESTRRSWFLGAFIRLFLTVNPGVFVLVLSALFPLAFVLSLAIELLVLGLALAMAGRRYSSPEYFRDFLREQASERQALMRKGHVVATASGGYAYTPAYYASRTSTSSSSSSSSSSSSGSSGGSSSSGGGSSGGGGASSSW
- the murB gene encoding UDP-N-acetylmuramate dehydrogenase is translated as MSNAWSLTANAPLQALNTFHVAAQAPWLLQIFAPEALPDALLAPQLAGAALLPLGSGSNMLFAGDAPGVVLAFANRSIDTLEHRADYAIVRAGAGVGWHELVMWSLAQGLSGLENLALIPGTVGAAPIQNIGAYGAQVGEFVHVVEAYDRADARFVRLDAAACEFGYRDSLFKRQPDRYLIAAVEFNLPRLHALRLDYAGIGEELEALGIAMPGAPDVAQAVINIRRRKLPDPEVLGNAGSFFKNPLLPDEQAQALQHAYPALPVFPGDGEDQRKLSAAWLIEACGWKGHRDGDAGVSAAHALVLVNHGQASGAELLALARRISASVLERFGVILEPEPRIVGASW
- a CDS encoding quinone-dependent dihydroorotate dehydrogenase, whose product is MYSLARPFLFAFDAERAHALGLRAIEMAYRTGTNPLLARAIAPMPTRAFGLEFPNPVGLAAGLDKNGEHIDALLALGFGFVEIGTITPRPQQGNPKPRMFRLPREQAVINRMGFNNLGVDALVRNVERARRRHGLLGINIGKNKDTPNEDAASDYLHCLEKVYPLADYVTVNISSPNTAGLRELQEEQALRQLVSQLREAQEALAARHGKRVPMLVKVAPDLSDSDIDAAARVLSDLQVDGVIATNTTVARPGLDHNALGAEAGGLSGAPLLGQSTLVLRRLRARLPEAIPLIGVGGILSGADAVAKMAAGAALVQCYSGLVFRGPELIGECVEAMRRRREAPSRGAVAAL
- a CDS encoding DMT family transporter, producing the protein MLASTLSFGLMVIAIRLASAHLSTVEIAFFRNLFGLLFLLPMLLRPGQSLPRTAQLPRYLLRTAIGLVSMLAGFWAIGHLPLSQAIALSYSTPLFVTLAAAFWLGENVRLRRWIAVLCGFVGVLIILRPGAATFSAGTLIALLAAVMGALVAIQIKQLARVDSANTVVFYTYAFWVPMSLLPALFAWTWPHGIDWLWLLATGLFGTLGQLLWTRALRIGEVSALTPISFMQLPFVALLGWWLFAEAIAPHTLLGASIIIAANVYIAHRESVLARRAATHAPLEGAKPGE
- a CDS encoding aldehyde dehydrogenase family protein; translation: MSADLLKALGLTASNSGTYLGNGEWSTATGAGVLQPLNPSSNEVIAEVQATTVQDYETVVARAQAAFKVWRTTPAPRRGEAVRLCGDALRKHKDALGSLVALEMGKSKPEGDGEVQEMIDIADFAVGQSRMLYGYTLHSERPGHRMYEQYQPLGLVGIISAFNFPVAVWAWNAFLAAICGDICLWKPSNKTPLTAIASMKICNEALRDAGFPDIFFLINDAGTELAETLVEDKRIALISFTGSTQVGRNVAEKCARRLGRCLLELGGNNAIILDESADLKLAIPGIVFGAVGTAGQRCTTTRRLIVHESIYDTVLATLLKAYKQVEGKIGDPTDPANLMGPLNSRGAVEQFLASIEKAKAAGGTVETGGTALDRPGNFVLPAIVTGLHNGDEVVQHETFAPILYVMKYSSLDEAIDLQNGVPQGLSSSIFTQNLKAAEKFLSAAGSDCGIANVNIGTSGAEIGGAFGGEKDTGGGRESGSDAWKVYMRRQTNTINYSDSLPLAQGIKFDL
- a CDS encoding class I SAM-dependent methyltransferase — encoded protein: MDASAPRERFSDRVADYVRYRPDYPPALLDWVHGELGVARDAQVADIGAGTGISTRMFLQAGHPTLAVEPNAAMRAAAETLLRDLPGFTAVDGSAEATTLPAASVDLISAAQAFHWFDLDAVRREWARVLRPGGLALVYWNSRLLDGTPFLQDYEQLLLDYGTDYSAVAERYHDDATMQRWFGAGLRGTAQFPNVQKLDYDGLRGRLLSSSYAPLAGHPRHAPMLAALRALFDRHQVDGLVDVHYRTRAFAGTLN